The sequence ATTTTGTTGCTCTGAACGCCGCACCCATCCGTCGCGCCGAGGGATTCTCGAATCCCGAGTCCCGTATCCCGAGCCCCGCTCCCTTATGCCCGCTCCAATCGAAACCGACTGCCGCACGGTTCATTCAGATCTGGCCGCCGGCGCGGATTTTTTGCTTCTCGATTGTCGTGAGCCGGATGAATTTGCGATCGCGAAGATTGAGGGGGCGCAATTACTGCCGATGAGCGAGTTGGCGGCGCGGGTCGACGAATTGGCCCCGTACCGCGACCGTCGAATTGTGGTCCACTGCCATCATGGCGGCCGCAGTCTGCGCGTGGCCAATTGGCTGCGCGGCCAGGGCTTCGATCAGGCACAGAGCATGGCTGGCGGCATAGACGCCTGGGCCACCGAAATTGATCCGACCGTGCCGAGATATTAGCGTCGTTCCAGTTTAACCAAACAACCGAGTCGCTGTTACCGGAAAACTTCTCTCAAGCGGTAGAATCAAATGGTCGAAATAGGAGCGGAAGCATCAGTTTAGCGGCCGGTCGCGCGCGAGCGCAGCTAGCAGCGCGAGTGCCGTATGCAATCGTGGCGAGCGCCGCGCCGGAAGGCCGCTTCTTTCATATTTCGTACTTCGGCCTTCGTACTTCGTACTTAACCGCCATGTCTGCCGCTCCGAACACTTTCGCCTCTCGGTTTTGGTTGGCGATCGCCGACTGGATCGCCGATTTGGGCGAGGTCGTGTTCAATTGGATGGCGACGCTCGGCGACATGGCCCTCTTCTTTCTGCGAATCACCGGCTGGATCGTACGGCGGCTGCCGCGTCGCGAAACGCTGCTGCCGGCCTTTTATCAAACGGGCGTGTTGAGCCTGCCCGTCGTCGCGCTCACCGGCACTTTCATCGGCATGGTGCTGGCGGTGCAGAGCTATTCGCAGTTTCGCCAATTGCACCTAGAGACCCGGCTCGGGTCGATCATCAACATGTCGCTCGTCCGCGAACTCGGTCCCGTGCTGGCGGCCACGATGCTGGCCGGCCGGGTAGGGAGCGCGATGGCGGCCGAGCTGGGCACCATGCGCGTCACGGAGCAGATCGACGCCCTGAGCAGCATGGGCGCCAGTCCGATCCATTATCTGGTCGTCCCGCGGTTTCTCGCCTGCCTGCTCTTGATCCCCATGCTCACGATCATGGCCGATTTCATGGGGGTCGTCGGCGGATTCTTTTATAGTGTCGAGCTGCTGGGGATCGACTCGCATTATTATTGGTCCAATTCGCAAAAATTCGTCGGCGCGTATGATCTCTATGAGGGGCTGGTGAAGAGCCTGTTCTTCGGCGCGGCGATCGCAGTGATCAGTTGCCATCGCGGCTTCAATTGCGATCCGGGGGCCGAAGGGGTCGGCCGGGCCGCCACGAATGCGTTTGTTTACTCATTTATCGCAATCCTTGTTCTGGATCTCTTTCTCGCCATCATTCTTAACGCGATTTATACGATGATCTGGCCGCAGGGAGTGACGCTATTGTGAATTGCGGATTCTTGATTTTGGATTTTCGATTTTGGATTGCGGATTGTGGTCGCTCGCGATTGAGAATCCAAAATCGGCAATCCAAAATCCAAAATCGCTGCTGATGAGCAGTAGGCAAAAAGTGCCATGGCTGCAATTACCAAATCCTCAGAGCCGGCCCAGCCGCTGATTGAAACGCGGGACTTGACGGTCAAGTTCGGGCGGCAGACGGTGTTGCGCGGGCTGAGCCTTGCGGTTCCGCGCGGGCAGACGCTGGCCGTGATCGGCGAGAGCGGGTGCGGCAAGACGGTGCTGCTCAAGAGCTTGATCGGTTTGGTAAAGCCGTCGGGCGGCGCCGTGATATTCGATGGCCGAGATTTGGCGGAATTGAAAGAACACGAGCTGACGCACGAGCGGATTCGCTATGGCTACCTGTTCCAAGGCGCGGCCCTGTTCGACAGCCTGACCGTTGCGCAGAACGTCGCCTTTCCCCTGCGCCAGCACACGGATTCCGATAACGACAAGATTCGTGAGATTGTCCACGCTCGGTTGGCGGAAGTCGGGCTCCCGGAAAGCGTCGCGAGAAAAAAACCGGCCGAACTTTCGGGCGGAATGCGGAAGCGGGTGGGACTGGCCAGAGCGCTCGTCCTCGATCCCGAGGTGATTCTGTACGACGAGCCGACAACCGGGCTGGACCCGATCATGAGCGACGTGATCAATGAATTGATTTTGCGCACGCGCGGCAAGCGCCCGGTCACGAGCGTCGTGGTGACGCACGACATGCATACGGTGCAAAAAGTCGCCGAACGGGTGGTCATGCTCGATTCATTGGCTCGGCTCAAGCCGGACCAACCCCAGATGATTTTCGACGGACCGGCGAAGCAATTGGAACACAGCCAGGATCGCCGCGTGCGGCAGTTTGTGCGCGGCGAAGCGGGAGAACGACTGATGGAGTTGGCAGAGCAGGCGGCGGCGAACTGACAGAGGGAATGAGGACGGAGGTCGGACGTCGGAGGTCGAACAATAGCCGATTCGCTTGCGTTAGCCGGTTCGCTTGCGAACCGAAGTTCACGCGGGTCGGGGTGCGACGGAGTGAGTCATGGACGAACGGATCATGCAATTTCGCGTCGGGGTGGTGGTGCTGGCGGTCGCGCTGATCGCCGGCTTCCTGACGCTCTTGTTCGGCCATCTTCCGGCATCACTCCTGCACAGAACTTACAGCATCTATATCGAGTTTCCCCAAGCCCCCGGCGTTTCCGTCGACACACCGTTGCGCAAGAGCGGAATCTTGATCGGGCGGGTGACGAAGGTCGAGTTGATCGGCGAGCAGCAGGAGCGCGTGCGCGTGACCGTGGCCGTCGATCAGGATTACAAAATACTGCACAGCGACACCGTGCGAATCTCCGCCAGTCTGCTGGGCGACGCGGAACTGCAAGTCGTTCCCGGAGCGGATGCCGACAAACAAGACAACTTCCTCGCGCCGACGGGGCAGCGGGATCCGCGGCGGGGACAATTCGTACCCATCGCCGACAAAGCCGATAAGCAAGCGAACGCTCCAGTCCAACCCGGTGAAACGCTCCACGGGACCGTCGCCAACAATCCGCTCCAGTCGATGTCGAACCTCGAGCCGGAAATGAGCCGGGCCGCTCGAGCGCTCACCACCGCCAGCGATCAAGTGAACAAGCTGGCCACGGATATCGATAAGCTCTTGGGGACGAACAACGAGCAGTTCGATCGTTTGCTGAACAAAACGGAGCGCTCGCTCGACATGCTGCAAAAAACGATGGGGAGCCTCGATTCGATCATCGGCGATCCGGAAGCGAACGCCAAGCTGCGCCAAAGCATCGCCGAGATGCCCACGACACTCAAGCAGGCGCAAGACGCGTTGACATCGATTTCAAGGACATCGGCGCGAGCGGAACGGAACCTGGAGAATATGGAGGGCTTCACGAAACCGCTCGGCGAGCGCGGCGAAACGATCATCAACAACGCGGACCAAAGCGTCCGCCGCCTCGACGAACTGTTGGGCCAGATGCAGCAATTCAGCCGCCAGCTCAATAGCCGCGAAGGCTCGCTCGGCCAATTGATGTACAACCCGCAGCTCTATCAGAACCTGAACGAAGCCTCGACGAACATCAACGAGCTGTCGCGGCAACTCAAGCCGATTCTCAACGACGCGCGGGCCTTCTCCGACAAAATCGCCCGCCACCCAGAACTCCTCGGCGTTCACGGCGCTCTCCAGCAAAGCACGGGGATCAAATAGCACGGGCCGACGTTTAGAACGCCTAACAAATCCGGCGGGGGCTGTCCCCTTTTTGCGCAGTCCGCGGAGCAAAACGGGGACTGTCCCCTTCTCCCGGCCGGATTTGTTAGGCGTTCTTAAAACGGAAATCGCTCGTCCAATTCGGCGGCCGAGAGTTCAACGAGGAAGGTCGCCAGGCGATCGACGGCGTGCTTCATCAGCAGGCGGCCCTTCTCGGCCGTCGCGGCATGAGGGTTTCCCGCCCCGCTATTGGTCGTCAGAAGATGCCAAGGGCGCGTGATCGAGACCCAACCGCGGTTCACGGCCTCGAATCGCGTCGGCCGGGTCGCGCCGTCGTCGGCCGCGAGCGAGCCATCCGGATTGCGGGCCACGAGATGCGGAAAACAGGCAAGCGCCAGCGACGTTTCGACCTCGCCCGCATGATCGTCCGGCGCGGAAAAAATCTCCCGCTGCAGGTCGGCCAGCGCGGTGTACCAATTGCAGAGGAATAACTGGGCGGGTGTCTTGCCGAACAATTCGCGGAGCACCGGCTTGAGATCGTTCCCCCCGTGGCTATTGAGCAGCACGATCTTGTGAATGCCGTGGCGCGCGAGCGAATCGACCAGATCGCGAATCACCGCCAAGAGCGTCGATGGATTGACGTTCATTGCCAGCGGAAACGCCATTTGATTGGTCTCGGTGCCGTAGGGGATCGTCGGCAGCAGGATGACCTCCGCCCCGCGATCGTGTGCCGCGGCGCAAATCTGCTCGCCGATCGCGTCGGCCTCGAACACATCGGTGCCGTAGGGCAGGTGCAGATTGTGCGGCTCGGTCGCTCCCAGCGGAAGCACCGCCACCTCGAACGCATGCTCCTTCACGTAAGCGTAGTTGGTTTCGGCGAGCTTCCAGACGCGAGGCATGGGCATTTCCGAAGCGTTTTGGCTCTTACTGGTCGCGGGGCAGGATGGTCATCGAGCCTTGCAGGCCGGGGCGGAGGAGCTGGTCGCGATTCTCGATTTCGGCCCAGACGCGGAATTGGCCGTTCACCGGGTTGACTTCGGGACTAACGAACGCCACCTTGCCGTGGAACTCCGTTCGCGGCGCGCCGGGCAGATCGACCACGAGCGACACGGGGCGACCAACCAAGTCGCCGCCGGTTTCACGCGAGCTGAGAAACGCCTCGGCCCGCAACCGATCCATCCGCAGGATTCGCACGATCGAATCGCCGGGCTGCACCCACTCTCCGCGGCGGCGCTTGATCTGCACGACCACGCCCGAAATCGGTGCGACCACGCGGCGGCGCTCGATGTTGAACGTCGCGGTATCGACCTCGTTCTGCTTTTGCTTGGCGGTCAAGGCGGCGACCTCCTGGTCTTCCTGAGCCTGCTCGTATTCGAGCGCCGCCTTCTCCTTTGCCAGACGAAGCTGATCGAGTTCCGATTGCGAGACGCTCTTGCTGAATTTTCCGACCGATTCGAGTCCGCGCTGCTCCTCGGTCGTCGCGACCTCGAGCGATTTCTTGGCATAGCGAAGCTTCACGTCGCTGTCTGCCTGCTTCTTGGCGATCTCGAATTCGAACTGGGCCTTGTTCCGGGCCAACACCGCTTCGGTGTCCTCGAGCCGCGCCAGCAGAGTTCCCTCCGTGACCGATTGCCCTTCCTGGACGGCGACGTTCGCCAGCGGCCCAGCCTCGCGCGAGGAAACCTCCACCTGCTCGATCAGCGTCACCACGACGGAATCGACATGAATCGCTCCGCCATTCTGCTCCGCGCCGCTGGCGCGGACGAAGAGAACTAAGAGAACGAAGACTGCGATCGTGCGCTTCATTTTTCACTCAAACTCCAGGACACTCCGGTTCGCAAGCGAACGGGCTAACGTAAGCGAACCGCCTAACATCCGACCTCCGACCTCTCAAAACAGCAGGCGCGATTGGATCGTTTCCCAAAGTTCATGTAGCCAGACGTAGCCGAGCGAACGCCGTCCGCAATGGATTTTGGCCATCACCGTCGCTCCCGGTCGAAGTTGCTCGGGCGGAATCTCGGCGCGATCGAAGCTCACGGCGACGAGCACTGTCGCCCCGGTCGTTTTGTCGCTCTCCGTCGACAGCGCCACTCGAGCGATCTTGCCGTTGTACGTCACTCCCGGCCCCGTTGCCAAGATGAACGACACCGGCAGATCCGTCGTTGTTCCTTGTCGGACCTTGCGCTCTTCGGCTTCGCTCTGCTGCGCGTCCAGCACGTGCCCGATCCGATTGTCGGAAACTTGCAGTTCCAGGACCCAGGGGCCATTTGTGTCCGCGACGGACAGCAGCGCCTGTCCGCGAGCGACCGGCCGGGCCGCCAACAGGTCCTTCGCGTTCCAGGTGAGCACGGCGCCGTCGATCGGGCTATGCAGCTCAAGGTCCAGACGCTGGGCACGCAGGAGTTTCTGCTGTTGCACGAGACTGGCCAGGAGCGATTTTACCTCTTCCTCGTCGGCCGAGAGCTGATTGATCTTTTCGGTCGTGTTCGCCGCGCTGTCGCGGCCTGTCGCCAACCGCGAGGCCTGGATCGCGGAGAGCCGGGCTTGGGCCGTTTGGATCTCTCCCGCCAAGCGGCTGAATTCGAAATCGAGCTGCGGTTTGCGAAGAATGGCCAACAGATCGCCGGCCGCCACCTTCTGATTCTGCTGAACCTCGATTCGATCGACGATCCCGTCGGACCGCGCAAACACTTCGCGGCGCAGCTTCGGCTGGAGTTCGCCGCGGGCTGCGATATCGAAATCCGCCGGAATGACCATGAGCGCGATCGCGGCCGCCGCGACGAGCGCCAAGGCCAACACCGTTTTGGGCAACTGCTTGGCCTGCGCCAACCAGCCGACGCGGCCGAAAGTGCGCCACAGAGGCAGCAATGGAACGCTTTCGTACATCTGGGCGTTCCCCAGCGCCGAACCGCTCTGCCGGCACACGGCCGCGATTCGTTCGCGCTGCGCGGGATCGAAGCCCGCTCCGTCGAATCGCTCGATGATGAGGGCGCCGATCGGCGCTCCATCGGTCTGAGCGGAAACCGAGTCGGGCGAATCGGGGCGGTCCTCTCGCGGCCGGTGCAACGGCAGAACCGCCAAGCCGCGGGCGTGAGTCTCATCCAGCACCCGCTCGAGTGGGACCGCGAGCTGCGGCGGGGAGTCCGCGTGGCCCTCGGCTTGCCAAAACGGCTCGCCCGCCGAGTTCACCGCTGTCGCAAGTTGCTCGAGCGACCGCACGACCTCCGCCCGCCGGTCGAGCTTGTCGATCCCGCTGACGGCCAGCAGCCGGCAGCCCGATCCGATCGCGAGCGCGACGCTCACGCGATCACAGCCGATTAGATCGCGGCCGTCATTGGCGATCGTGTAGGCAACGGCCCGCAGTTCCAAGCTGCCGTGAACCTGTTGTGTGAATCGTTCGAATTGCCGCCAGAGAGTTCCCCGATCGCGCAGCTCGCGGAGTTCAGCATTCCGCTGATGTTCGGCCGCCAATTCGCCGATCGCAGCGAGGAAGCGGAGATAGCCATGTTGGGCAAGTGTGGTGACGTTGGGCCGCTGAAACACCTCGACCAGCCCGGCGGCGCCGGCTTCCGCATCAAGCGGGGCGAGCACCAGCAGATAGTCGGTCGGATTGATCGCCTGCGGCTCGCCGGCGAGAGTTGCACGAGGCGCGATCACGCGCCCCTCGCCGGTCGCAAGCACCGCGGCGAGCAACTGCGTGTGGCGTTGGGCATCCGCCCAATTCTCCGCCAGGGGAATCGCATCAAGGCGAAACTGGCACTCCAAATGGATTTGACCGTCGGCGCTGCGAATCCAAATCGCGCCGCCAACGGCCGCCAAGCCCTCGACCGCCCGTTCGAGAACCAACTGATGAAACTGCCGTCCGGTCAGGTCCGATCCGGCCAGCCGGGCCAGATCATCGACCAAGTCCTCGATCTCTCGGCCGGCAACCGGCTCGGAAGCGAATTCGTGCGGTGATGGCTCGTAGCTCATAGAACTTCCAATATAACCCAACCGCAAGCGGCGGTCGCGGCCCTGGCGCGCTGCCGAACCCTGCCAACATTCTCCGGCCCCTGCCAAACTCCCTATCCTCCCGCAGCGTGATCATGAGCGCTGCCGGCCGCTTGGCAAATTGCGAAAATCTTGCCGGTTGTACCGAAATTGTCGGTATTTCCACCCGTGCCGATGCCGATGAGTAGGTCGAAGAAAGGTCAGTTTAGCGGCGCCATCGGATCGCGCCGCCACCATTCGGATAGTCATGAACCGAATCTCGCTCTCCATTTTGGGATTAATGCTAGCGACGGCCGCTTTGTCGACTGGCTGTGGCGCTCAGCATGCGCCGTTCAAATTCCGTTTGAGCGACGACGCGGACCATTACAACAAGGTGGCGACCGAGATTGAATACCCCAACATTGCTGATTGCCCGAGCGACTCCGCGATCACCTGCCCCTCGCCTGAAGCGATCGGGCCCGACAGTCATCCCACGTATTGGGACATGAAGTTGGAAGAGGCGATGCAATTGGGTCTGGCAAAGTCGAAGGTGCTGCACGACTTGGGGGGCACGGTGCTTCGTTCGCCTCCCAACATTCGCACGATCGCCGATCCGGCCATCATCGACACCGATCCGAAGTCAGGCGTCGAGGCGGCGCTTTCGGAATTCGACGCAACCTTCAACTCGCGCGTCGATTATCAGCGAAACAATCGCTTCATCAACAACGTCTTTTTCGGCGGCGGCACGCGCGACCTGGTGCAAGACACCGACGTCTTCCGCAGCGATATCACGAAGACGGCCGCGACCGGCAGCCAGTTCACTTTCGCGCACAACACGGTTTACGACCACAACAACAGCCCCGGCAACTTGTTCGGCAGCTCCTGGGACACGAATTTCGAGGCCTCGGTCCGCCAGCCGTTATTGCAAGGCGCCGGCGTGGAATACAATCGGATCGCGGGGCCCAAAGGCTCGCCGGGGAACTTGAACGGCGTGTTGATCGCTCGGGTGAATACCGACATCAGCCTCGCCGATTTCGAATTGGGTCTGCGCGACATGGTCAGCAACATCGAAAACGCGTATTGGGACCTGTATTTTGCCTATCGCGATCTGGACGCGAAGATCGCGGCTCGCGACAACGCGCTCGAAAGCTGGCGCAAGACGCATGCCCTGTTCCTGGCGGGCCGCCGCGGCGGCGAGGCCGAGAAAGAGGCCGAAGCCCGGCTGCAATACTTCCAATTCCAGGAAGAGGTGCAAAACGCCTGGAGCGGCCGGCTCAACGAGGGAACGCAAACCAACAACGGCTCCGGCGGCGGCACGTTCCGGGCGGCGGGTGGAGTTCGGGTTTGCGAACGTCGCTTGCGGTTCTTGATTGGCTTGCCGGCCAACGACGGCCGCCTGATTCGCCCCGCCGACGAACCGAGCCTGGCGAAAGTGGTCTTCAATTGGGATGAAATCCTGCCCGAGGCCATCAATCGCCGGCCTGAGTTGCGACGCCAGCGGTGGGTCATCAAGCGCGGAGAGCTGGCGCTCATCGCAAGCCGCAATTTCCTGCTGCCCAAGCTCGACACCTTCGGCCTGTATCGAATTCGCGGTTTCGGCCGCGATCTCAAAGACGGTATGGA is a genomic window of Pirellulales bacterium containing:
- a CDS encoding MlaD family protein yields the protein MDERIMQFRVGVVVLAVALIAGFLTLLFGHLPASLLHRTYSIYIEFPQAPGVSVDTPLRKSGILIGRVTKVELIGEQQERVRVTVAVDQDYKILHSDTVRISASLLGDAELQVVPGADADKQDNFLAPTGQRDPRRGQFVPIADKADKQANAPVQPGETLHGTVANNPLQSMSNLEPEMSRAARALTTASDQVNKLATDIDKLLGTNNEQFDRLLNKTERSLDMLQKTMGSLDSIIGDPEANAKLRQSIAEMPTTLKQAQDALTSISRTSARAERNLENMEGFTKPLGERGETIINNADQSVRRLDELLGQMQQFSRQLNSREGSLGQLMYNPQLYQNLNEASTNINELSRQLKPILNDARAFSDKIARHPELLGVHGALQQSTGIK
- a CDS encoding efflux RND transporter periplasmic adaptor subunit, coding for MKRTIAVFVLLVLFVRASGAEQNGGAIHVDSVVVTLIEQVEVSSREAGPLANVAVQEGQSVTEGTLLARLEDTEAVLARNKAQFEFEIAKKQADSDVKLRYAKKSLEVATTEEQRGLESVGKFSKSVSQSELDQLRLAKEKAALEYEQAQEDQEVAALTAKQKQNEVDTATFNIERRRVVAPISGVVVQIKRRRGEWVQPGDSIVRILRMDRLRAEAFLSSRETGGDLVGRPVSLVVDLPGAPRTEFHGKVAFVSPEVNPVNGQFRVWAEIENRDQLLRPGLQGSMTILPRDQ
- a CDS encoding biotin/lipoyl-binding protein, whose translation is MSYEPSPHEFASEPVAGREIEDLVDDLARLAGSDLTGRQFHQLVLERAVEGLAAVGGAIWIRSADGQIHLECQFRLDAIPLAENWADAQRHTQLLAAVLATGEGRVIAPRATLAGEPQAINPTDYLLVLAPLDAEAGAAGLVEVFQRPNVTTLAQHGYLRFLAAIGELAAEHQRNAELRELRDRGTLWRQFERFTQQVHGSLELRAVAYTIANDGRDLIGCDRVSVALAIGSGCRLLAVSGIDKLDRRAEVVRSLEQLATAVNSAGEPFWQAEGHADSPPQLAVPLERVLDETHARGLAVLPLHRPREDRPDSPDSVSAQTDGAPIGALIIERFDGAGFDPAQRERIAAVCRQSGSALGNAQMYESVPLLPLWRTFGRVGWLAQAKQLPKTVLALALVAAAAIALMVIPADFDIAARGELQPKLRREVFARSDGIVDRIEVQQNQKVAAGDLLAILRKPQLDFEFSRLAGEIQTAQARLSAIQASRLATGRDSAANTTEKINQLSADEEEVKSLLASLVQQQKLLRAQRLDLELHSPIDGAVLTWNAKDLLAARPVARGQALLSVADTNGPWVLELQVSDNRIGHVLDAQQSEAEERKVRQGTTTDLPVSFILATGPGVTYNGKIARVALSTESDKTTGATVLVAVSFDRAEIPPEQLRPGATVMAKIHCGRRSLGYVWLHELWETIQSRLLF
- a CDS encoding ABC transporter ATP-binding protein — encoded protein: MAAITKSSEPAQPLIETRDLTVKFGRQTVLRGLSLAVPRGQTLAVIGESGCGKTVLLKSLIGLVKPSGGAVIFDGRDLAELKEHELTHERIRYGYLFQGAALFDSLTVAQNVAFPLRQHTDSDNDKIREIVHARLAEVGLPESVARKKPAELSGGMRKRVGLARALVLDPEVILYDEPTTGLDPIMSDVINELILRTRGKRPVTSVVVTHDMHTVQKVAERVVMLDSLARLKPDQPQMIFDGPAKQLEHSQDRRVRQFVRGEAGERLMELAEQAAAN
- a CDS encoding rhodanese-like domain-containing protein, with the protein product MPAPIETDCRTVHSDLAAGADFLLLDCREPDEFAIAKIEGAQLLPMSELAARVDELAPYRDRRIVVHCHHGGRSLRVANWLRGQGFDQAQSMAGGIDAWATEIDPTVPRY
- a CDS encoding creatininase family protein, which gives rise to MPRVWKLAETNYAYVKEHAFEVAVLPLGATEPHNLHLPYGTDVFEADAIGEQICAAAHDRGAEVILLPTIPYGTETNQMAFPLAMNVNPSTLLAVIRDLVDSLARHGIHKIVLLNSHGGNDLKPVLRELFGKTPAQLFLCNWYTALADLQREIFSAPDDHAGEVETSLALACFPHLVARNPDGSLAADDGATRPTRFEAVNRGWVSITRPWHLLTTNSGAGNPHAATAEKGRLLMKHAVDRLATFLVELSAAELDERFPF
- a CDS encoding ABC transporter permease yields the protein MATLGDMALFFLRITGWIVRRLPRRETLLPAFYQTGVLSLPVVALTGTFIGMVLAVQSYSQFRQLHLETRLGSIINMSLVRELGPVLAATMLAGRVGSAMAAELGTMRVTEQIDALSSMGASPIHYLVVPRFLACLLLIPMLTIMADFMGVVGGFFYSVELLGIDSHYYWSNSQKFVGAYDLYEGLVKSLFFGAAIAVISCHRGFNCDPGAEGVGRAATNAFVYSFIAILVLDLFLAIILNAIYTMIWPQGVTLL